One Streptomyces mobaraensis NBRC 13819 = DSM 40847 DNA segment encodes these proteins:
- a CDS encoding cob(I)yrinic acid a,c-diamide adenosyltransferase, with protein MVNLTRIYTRTGDKGTTALGDMSRTAKTDPRIAAYADANEANAAIGVALALGELPEDVVQVLVRVQNDLFDVGADLSTPVVENPKYPPLRVEQSYVDRLEADCDRFLAGLEKLRSFILPGGTPGAALLHQACTVVRRAERSTWAAMETHGETMNPLTATYLNRLSDLLFILARTANKEVGDVLWVPGENR; from the coding sequence ATGGTCAATCTGACGCGCATCTACACCCGCACCGGCGACAAGGGCACCACCGCGCTCGGCGACATGAGCCGCACCGCCAAGACCGACCCCCGCATCGCCGCCTACGCGGACGCCAACGAGGCGAACGCCGCGATCGGCGTGGCCCTGGCCCTCGGGGAGCTGCCCGAGGACGTCGTACAGGTGCTCGTCCGGGTGCAGAACGACCTGTTCGACGTGGGCGCCGACCTCTCCACGCCGGTCGTGGAGAACCCCAAGTACCCGCCGCTGCGCGTCGAGCAGTCGTACGTCGACCGGCTGGAGGCCGACTGCGACCGCTTCCTGGCCGGACTGGAGAAGCTGCGCAGCTTCATCCTGCCGGGCGGCACGCCGGGTGCGGCGCTGCTGCACCAGGCGTGCACGGTGGTCCGCCGGGCGGAGCGCTCCACCTGGGCGGCCATGGAGACGCACGGCGAGACGATGAACCCCCTGACGGCCACCTACCTCAATCGCCTCTCCGACCTCCTGTTCATCCTGGCGCGCACGGCGAACAAGGAGGTCGGGGACGTCCTCTGGGTGCCCGGCGAGAACCGCTGA
- a CDS encoding response regulator: MSERERPIRVVVAEDQASVRSGLALILRSAPDVEVAGEAADGEEAVRLARELRPDLVLMDVQMPRLDGISATRRIAGEGLADILVLTTFDLDEYVFGALRAGAAGFLLKDSEAADLLAAVRTVARGEGLISPAVTRRLISEFARRAPDPAAHRDAAVVDTLTRREREVLACLGGGLSNAEVAGRLGMAEATVKTHVSRLLAKLGLRSRVQAAVLAQELGMVQTS; this comes from the coding sequence ATGAGCGAGCGGGAACGGCCGATCCGCGTGGTCGTGGCCGAGGACCAGGCGTCCGTGCGGTCCGGGCTGGCCCTGATCCTGCGGTCGGCGCCGGACGTGGAGGTGGCCGGGGAGGCCGCCGACGGCGAGGAGGCCGTCCGGCTCGCCCGCGAACTGCGCCCGGACCTCGTCCTGATGGACGTCCAGATGCCCCGGCTGGACGGCATCTCGGCCACGCGGCGGATCGCCGGCGAGGGCCTGGCCGACATCCTCGTCCTGACCACCTTCGACCTGGACGAGTACGTCTTCGGCGCGCTGCGCGCCGGTGCGGCCGGTTTCCTGCTCAAGGACAGCGAGGCCGCCGACCTGCTCGCGGCGGTACGGACCGTCGCCCGCGGCGAGGGGCTGATCTCGCCCGCCGTGACCCGCCGGCTGATCTCCGAGTTCGCCCGCCGCGCCCCCGACCCGGCGGCGCATCGGGACGCCGCGGTCGTGGACACCCTCACCCGCCGCGAACGGGAGGTGCTGGCCTGCCTGGGCGGCGGACTGTCCAACGCGGAGGTCGCGGGACGCCTGGGGATGGCGGAGGCCACGGTGAAGACCCATGTCAGCCGGTTGCTGGCCAAGTTGGGGCTGCGCAGCCGGGTGCAAGCGGCTGTGCTGGCCCAGGAGTTGGGCATGGTCCAGACCTCTTGA
- a CDS encoding LLM class flavin-dependent oxidoreductase: MRVGAFVLAAQFPGQGHGEALYRAVRTAEVAEEAGLDAVWLAEHHFVPYGVCPSAVTLAGLLLGRTRRIRVGTAVSVLPTTHPVTLGEQTAVLHIASGGRFTLGVGRGGPWVDLEVFNAGVQAYEEAFPESLELLMRWLREPRVGASGKRFSFREVPVVPRPDELLDRPGPPVLVACTSPAGVRLAARHGLPMLLGMHSTDEEKAEMVSLWRKCALESGSSPEHVATAGHVAAGVVQVADRRQEAAETLLKAMPGWLRQGLGAHVTVDGRERRMRDPLAYTELLCSLHPVGSPRLCADRLAATAERTGIRGFALLAEGSGDLAATEENLRRLGAEVLPLIR, from the coding sequence ATGCGCGTTGGAGCGTTCGTCCTGGCCGCCCAGTTCCCGGGCCAGGGTCACGGAGAGGCGCTGTACCGGGCGGTGCGGACGGCCGAGGTCGCCGAGGAGGCCGGGCTCGACGCGGTCTGGCTGGCCGAGCACCACTTCGTCCCGTACGGCGTCTGCCCCTCGGCGGTGACGCTGGCCGGGCTGCTCCTGGGCCGCACCCGGCGGATCCGGGTGGGCACGGCGGTGAGCGTCCTGCCCACCACCCACCCCGTGACCCTCGGGGAGCAGACGGCGGTGCTGCACATCGCCTCGGGCGGCCGGTTCACCCTCGGGGTGGGCCGCGGTGGGCCCTGGGTGGACCTGGAAGTGTTCAACGCGGGCGTCCAGGCTTACGAAGAAGCGTTTCCGGAATCCCTCGAACTGCTGATGCGCTGGCTGCGCGAACCCCGCGTCGGCGCTTCGGGCAAACGATTCTCCTTCCGCGAGGTGCCGGTGGTGCCGCGCCCGGACGAACTGCTCGACCGGCCCGGTCCGCCGGTGCTGGTCGCCTGCACCTCGCCCGCCGGCGTCCGGCTGGCCGCCCGGCACGGGCTGCCCATGCTGCTCGGCATGCACAGCACCGACGAGGAGAAGGCCGAAATGGTGTCCCTGTGGCGCAAGTGCGCCCTGGAATCCGGGAGTTCCCCGGAGCACGTGGCGACCGCCGGGCACGTCGCGGCGGGCGTGGTGCAGGTGGCGGACCGGCGCCAGGAGGCGGCGGAGACCCTGCTGAAGGCGATGCCCGGCTGGCTGCGCCAGGGCCTCGGCGCGCACGTCACCGTCGACGGCCGGGAACGCCGGATGCGGGACCCGCTCGCGTACACGGAGCTGCTCTGCTCCCTCCACCCGGTCGGCTCGCCCCGGCTGTGCGCCGACCGCCTCGCGGCCACGGCGGAACGGACCGGGATCCGCGGCTTCGCGCTGCTGGCCGAGGGATCGGGGGACCTCGCGGCGACCGAGGAGAACCTGCGCAGGCTCGGCGCGGAGGTACTGCCGCTGATCCGCTGA
- a CDS encoding 3-hydroxyacyl-CoA dehydrogenase family protein, whose protein sequence is MAKKLAVVGAGLMGSGIALVSAQAGWEVVLRDVTDAALKRGTDGIRASYDKFVSKGKLTAEAADAAFGRITATTDLDAAADADVVVEAVFEDVDTKRDIFRALDGMVREDAVLASNTSAIPITKIAAATSRPERVVGVHFFSPVPLMQLCELVRGHKTSDETLAKAREFAEGVGKTCIVVNRDVAGFVTTRLITALVGEAVKLYESGVATAEDIDTACKLGFGHAMGPLATTDLTGVDILMHAMGNIYTECQDEKFAPPEIMRRMVDAGDLGRKSGQGFYQY, encoded by the coding sequence GTGGCCAAGAAGCTCGCCGTCGTCGGAGCCGGACTGATGGGTTCCGGTATCGCCCTGGTCTCCGCACAGGCCGGCTGGGAGGTCGTCCTGCGGGACGTCACCGACGCGGCGCTGAAGCGGGGCACCGACGGGATCCGGGCCTCGTACGACAAGTTCGTCTCCAAGGGGAAGCTGACGGCCGAGGCGGCCGACGCGGCGTTCGGGCGGATCACGGCCACCACCGACCTGGACGCGGCGGCCGACGCGGACGTCGTCGTCGAGGCGGTCTTCGAGGACGTCGACACCAAGCGCGACATCTTCCGCGCGCTGGACGGGATGGTGCGCGAGGACGCCGTGCTCGCGTCCAACACCTCCGCCATCCCGATCACCAAGATCGCCGCCGCCACCTCCCGCCCCGAGCGCGTCGTGGGCGTCCACTTCTTCTCCCCGGTTCCGCTGATGCAGCTGTGCGAGCTCGTGCGCGGCCACAAGACCAGCGACGAGACGCTCGCCAAGGCCCGAGAGTTCGCCGAGGGCGTCGGCAAGACCTGCATCGTCGTCAACCGGGACGTGGCGGGGTTCGTCACCACCCGTCTGATCACCGCGCTCGTGGGCGAGGCCGTCAAGCTGTACGAGTCCGGGGTGGCCACCGCCGAGGACATCGACACCGCGTGCAAGCTCGGTTTCGGCCACGCGATGGGCCCGCTGGCCACCACCGACCTCACCGGCGTCGACATCCTGATGCACGCGATGGGGAACATCTACACCGAGTGCCAGGACGAGAAGTTCGCCCCGCCGGAGATCATGCGCCGCATGGTGGACGCGGGTGACCTCGGCCGCAAGAGCGGGCAGGGCTTCTACCAGTACTGA
- the nucS gene encoding endonuclease NucS, translating into MRLVIARCSVDYAGRLTAHLPSAPRLILVKADGSVSIHADDRAYKPLNWMSPPCTLKEGDGSVWTVINKAGEKLIITMEEVLHDSSHELGVDPGLIKDGVEAHLQELLADRIETLGEGYTLIRREYPTAIGPVDILCRDADGQTVAVELKRRGEIDGVEQLTRYLELLNRDPHLAPVRGIFAAQEIKPQARVLATDRGIGCVVLDYDALRGIEDDKLRLF; encoded by the coding sequence ATGCGTCTCGTCATCGCCCGTTGCTCCGTGGACTACGCCGGCCGGCTCACCGCCCACCTGCCGTCCGCCCCCCGTCTCATCCTCGTCAAGGCCGACGGCAGTGTCTCGATCCACGCGGACGACCGGGCCTACAAGCCCCTCAACTGGATGTCCCCGCCGTGCACCCTCAAGGAGGGCGACGGCAGTGTCTGGACGGTGATCAACAAGGCGGGCGAGAAGCTCATCATCACCATGGAGGAGGTCCTCCACGACTCCTCGCACGAGCTGGGCGTCGACCCGGGCCTCATCAAGGACGGCGTGGAAGCGCACCTTCAGGAGCTCCTCGCGGACCGCATCGAGACCCTCGGCGAGGGCTACACCCTGATCCGCCGCGAATACCCGACGGCGATCGGCCCGGTCGACATCCTCTGCCGCGACGCCGACGGTCAGACGGTCGCCGTCGAACTCAAGCGCCGCGGCGAGATCGACGGCGTCGAACAGCTCACCCGCTACCTCGAACTCCTCAACCGCGACCCGCACCTGGCACCGGTACGCGGCATCTTCGCCGCCCAGGAGATCAAGCCGCAGGCTCGTGTCCTCGCGACGGACCGGGGGATCGGGTGCGTCGTGCTCGACTACGACGCGCTGCGGGGGATCGAGGACGACAAGCTGCGGCTGTTCTGA
- a CDS encoding glycoside hydrolase family 18 chitinase — protein MPTEPSRHLTNPTLNTPRRRPLTRAVATLGALLLPAAALIGFAAPASSAGAPAHPATSAAGKPLKAASATATFAKTGDWGSGYQGEWTVKNTGTTAVDGWTVEWDLPSGTAVGAYWDALITGSGTHYTAKNREYNGSIPPGGSVSFGFVATGSGTPAGCKLNGGACDGSSTDTPPSAPGKPESTGVTATSIGLKWAAATDAKGIKEYDVYRGTAKVATVAKLAYTDTGLTADTEYTYTVVARNLDGKTGPASPAATFRTTKSGSDQPPSAPGTPQATAVTDTSVALKWTAATSDKGVKEYDVYRGTAKVATVAKLAYTDTGLQPGTDYTYTVVARDTAGQTGPASPPLTVRTTGGGTQPSGDMIKAGYFAQWGIYGRAYTVKSLDTTGAAAKLTHINYAFSNIDPNNLTCLNGVTKATGSNPQDPNQGDGAGDSWADYEKGFSSGESVNGTQDTWDQPLAGNFNQLKQLKAKYPKLKVMMSIGGWTYSKYFSDVVKTDASRQKFVKSCIDMYIKGNLPVSNGRGGNGAAAGIFDGFDIDWEWPGSEGHAGNHISKEDKAGNTLLFAEFRKQLDAQGAADGKKYLLSAFTPADPGKIEAGWDITTKDGTPSVFDYMDYANVQGYDFHGSGSDNSWEPNLTGHQGNLYPDAKDPYATKFSVEKTVQTYLDAGVDSRKLVLGMAFYGRGWQQVTDGGVHGVWQKANGAAPGQFPEESGTRGYDNLLASVPNLTVYHDETSVATYGYTGENGQWWTFDDAWSIGKKTAWLKSKRLGGAMVWEMSGDSGTLMTALDNGLR, from the coding sequence TTGCCAACAGAGCCCTCTCGACATCTCACGAACCCCACCCTCAACACCCCACGCAGACGCCCCCTCACCCGCGCCGTCGCCACCCTCGGCGCACTGCTCCTCCCGGCCGCCGCCCTCATCGGCTTCGCGGCACCGGCGAGTTCGGCCGGCGCGCCGGCCCATCCGGCGACCAGCGCGGCCGGCAAACCCCTCAAGGCCGCCTCCGCGACCGCGACGTTCGCCAAGACCGGCGACTGGGGCTCCGGCTACCAGGGCGAATGGACCGTCAAGAACACCGGGACGACCGCCGTCGACGGCTGGACCGTCGAGTGGGACCTCCCCTCCGGCACCGCCGTCGGCGCCTACTGGGACGCCCTGATCACCGGCTCGGGCACGCACTACACCGCCAAGAACCGGGAGTACAACGGCTCCATACCGCCCGGCGGCAGCGTCTCCTTCGGCTTCGTCGCCACCGGTTCCGGCACCCCGGCCGGCTGCAAGCTCAACGGTGGGGCGTGCGACGGCTCGTCGACCGACACCCCGCCCAGCGCCCCCGGCAAGCCGGAGTCGACCGGCGTCACCGCGACCAGCATCGGCCTGAAGTGGGCGGCGGCCACCGACGCCAAGGGCATCAAGGAGTACGACGTCTACCGCGGCACGGCCAAGGTCGCCACCGTCGCCAAGCTCGCGTACACCGACACCGGACTGACGGCGGACACCGAGTACACGTACACGGTGGTGGCCCGCAACCTGGACGGCAAGACGGGCCCCGCGAGCCCCGCCGCCACCTTCCGCACCACGAAGAGCGGTTCGGACCAGCCGCCGTCCGCCCCCGGCACCCCGCAGGCCACAGCGGTCACCGACACCTCCGTCGCCCTGAAGTGGACGGCGGCGACGTCCGACAAGGGCGTCAAGGAGTACGACGTCTACCGCGGCACGGCGAAGGTCGCGACCGTCGCCAAACTGGCGTACACCGACACCGGCCTCCAGCCCGGCACCGACTACACGTACACCGTCGTCGCCCGCGACACCGCCGGCCAGACCGGACCGGCCAGCCCGCCGCTGACCGTCCGCACCACCGGCGGCGGCACCCAGCCCTCCGGCGACATGATCAAGGCCGGGTACTTCGCCCAGTGGGGCATCTACGGCCGCGCCTACACGGTGAAGTCCCTGGACACCACCGGCGCCGCCGCGAAGCTCACGCACATCAACTACGCCTTCAGCAACATCGACCCGAACAACCTCACCTGCCTCAACGGCGTCACCAAGGCCACCGGCTCCAACCCGCAGGACCCCAACCAGGGCGACGGCGCCGGTGACTCCTGGGCCGACTACGAGAAGGGCTTCAGCTCCGGCGAGTCCGTCAACGGCACCCAGGACACCTGGGACCAGCCGCTGGCCGGCAACTTCAACCAGCTGAAGCAGCTCAAGGCCAAGTACCCGAAGCTCAAGGTGATGATGTCGATCGGCGGCTGGACGTACAGCAAGTACTTCTCCGACGTGGTCAAGACCGACGCGTCCCGGCAGAAGTTCGTCAAGTCCTGTATCGACATGTACATCAAGGGCAACCTGCCGGTCAGCAACGGACGCGGAGGCAACGGCGCGGCAGCCGGCATCTTCGACGGCTTCGACATCGACTGGGAGTGGCCCGGCTCCGAGGGCCACGCCGGCAACCACATCTCCAAGGAGGACAAGGCCGGCAACACCCTCCTCTTCGCCGAGTTCCGCAAGCAGCTCGACGCGCAGGGCGCGGCCGACGGCAAGAAGTACCTGCTCTCCGCCTTCACCCCGGCCGACCCCGGCAAGATCGAGGCGGGCTGGGACATCACCACCAAGGACGGCACGCCCAGCGTGTTCGACTACATGGACTACGCCAACGTCCAGGGGTACGACTTCCACGGCTCCGGCAGCGACAACAGCTGGGAACCCAACCTCACCGGCCACCAGGGCAACCTGTACCCGGACGCCAAGGACCCGTACGCCACCAAGTTCAGCGTCGAGAAGACCGTCCAGACCTACCTCGACGCCGGCGTCGACTCCCGCAAGCTCGTCCTCGGCATGGCCTTCTACGGCCGCGGCTGGCAGCAGGTCACCGACGGCGGCGTCCACGGCGTCTGGCAGAAGGCCAACGGCGCGGCCCCCGGCCAGTTCCCCGAGGAGTCCGGCACCCGCGGCTACGACAACCTGCTCGCCTCGGTACCGAACTTGACCGTCTACCACGACGAGACGTCGGTCGCGACGTACGGCTACACCGGCGAGAACGGGCAGTGGTGGACGTTCGACGACGCCTGGTCGATCGGGAAGAAGACGGCTTGGCTGAAGTCGAAGAGGCTTGGCGGGGCCATGGTGTGGGAGATGAGCGGTGACAGCGGCACGCTCATGACCGCGCTGGACAACGGTCTCCGCTGA
- a CDS encoding ATP-binding protein: MDPTNRTPDAARPGEGRTGTGSPVPAQQGEETGQSPAPVRVVQLVAGDYLLTVNPVDGSEIEPCPPGRMPPPARRHDPEARAERDRAAVPPPPAGAVRSGAPLIGRAEVRERLGRLLSRGRSVRLTGPAGSGRTALLDVLAADCAHLAPDGVVRLNGRHRTTADLLHELFAAVHHAPLHRPDRAGLPAAVREIGAVVVLDDLEFGGAALDELLDATPECAFLFAARPDVPAPSADAHVEEVVLDGLDRTECLELLETAVDRPLTDEEADWAADLWVESDGLPLRFVQAGALLRRLDSAASDADAADGERPFSIPEDGVAEGDPSRGGEGAPAGRREPLPRGTAPAAALAARLSDSARETLRFALALGGEVPHQAQLPALVGDEHADAAVAELFDGGLITVVGAHYRVAAGVAGDLAAADRSEGAAERVLAAARHYAWWAGHPSVTPERIAAEADVVLAALAALVTSGAPGHPAAAVLLARTAAPAFAGALHWSAWERGLRHGQEAARLAGEVGEEAYFHHELGVLALCTGNLGRARAELEASTGLRGVLADKRGAVASRRALALVADRSRPAPAPTPVGRPGGPAVRPPAAPAGGPRGSAGEEVPAARSEQSAAPPAGPAPFTTDPDRVATAAINRVPAPRAGTGAGAPPAGGKRGGRPQAWVQKLMAGGGRRNLAAAGAGVVLAAVLGTVVSLGTSAGGGESGGGDQDAVKPDRSASQQDGEPDLTADHPVGGGGGPAPMRGRGGASERVGTQGPSGAPSGTPSGSTSPSPSGTASPDDSPSPTRTPGGGHSTGPTRTPGGGESTKTQPPTTPSEPTDTPKTEPPVTQKPTPPAGGGDSAGSGTVKPSS, translated from the coding sequence ATGGACCCGACCAACCGGACACCCGACGCGGCGCGGCCGGGTGAGGGCCGTACGGGTACCGGCTCCCCGGTGCCCGCCCAGCAGGGCGAGGAGACGGGTCAGAGCCCCGCCCCGGTCCGGGTCGTCCAGCTCGTCGCCGGGGACTACCTGCTCACCGTCAACCCCGTGGACGGCAGTGAGATAGAGCCCTGTCCGCCCGGCCGCATGCCCCCGCCCGCCCGCCGGCACGATCCCGAGGCACGCGCGGAGCGGGACCGCGCCGCCGTCCCGCCGCCGCCCGCCGGCGCCGTACGGTCCGGGGCGCCGCTCATCGGCCGCGCCGAGGTCCGCGAACGGCTCGGCCGGCTGCTCTCGCGCGGCCGTTCCGTCCGCCTCACCGGCCCCGCCGGTTCCGGGCGCACCGCCCTGCTGGACGTCCTCGCGGCCGACTGCGCCCACCTGGCGCCCGACGGCGTCGTCCGGCTGAACGGCCGTCACCGCACCACCGCCGACCTCCTCCACGAGCTCTTCGCCGCCGTCCACCACGCGCCCCTGCACCGGCCCGACCGGGCCGGACTGCCCGCCGCCGTACGGGAGATCGGCGCGGTCGTCGTCCTGGACGACCTGGAGTTCGGCGGTGCCGCGCTCGACGAACTCCTGGACGCCACCCCGGAGTGCGCCTTCCTCTTCGCCGCCCGGCCCGACGTCCCGGCGCCCTCCGCCGACGCGCACGTCGAGGAGGTCGTCCTCGACGGCCTCGACCGCACCGAGTGCCTGGAGCTCCTGGAGACGGCCGTCGACCGGCCGCTCACCGACGAGGAGGCCGACTGGGCGGCCGACCTGTGGGTCGAGTCGGACGGGCTGCCGCTGCGGTTCGTCCAGGCCGGCGCGCTGCTGCGGCGGCTCGACAGCGCCGCGTCCGACGCGGACGCGGCCGACGGGGAGCGGCCGTTCAGCATTCCCGAGGACGGCGTCGCCGAGGGCGATCCCTCGCGCGGCGGGGAGGGGGCCCCGGCCGGCCGGCGCGAACCGCTGCCCCGGGGGACCGCGCCCGCCGCGGCGCTCGCCGCCCGGCTGAGCGACTCCGCCCGCGAGACCCTGCGGTTCGCCCTCGCCCTGGGCGGCGAGGTGCCGCACCAGGCCCAACTGCCCGCGCTCGTCGGGGACGAGCACGCCGACGCCGCCGTGGCGGAGCTGTTCGACGGCGGGCTGATCACCGTCGTCGGCGCGCACTACCGGGTGGCCGCCGGGGTCGCGGGAGACCTGGCGGCCGCGGACCGGTCCGAGGGCGCCGCCGAGCGCGTCCTGGCCGCCGCCCGGCACTACGCCTGGTGGGCCGGGCACCCCTCCGTCACCCCCGAGCGCATCGCCGCCGAGGCGGACGTCGTCCTCGCCGCGCTCGCCGCCCTGGTCACCTCCGGCGCGCCCGGCCACCCGGCCGCCGCCGTCCTGCTGGCCCGCACGGCCGCGCCGGCGTTCGCGGGCGCCCTGCACTGGAGCGCCTGGGAGCGCGGGCTCCGGCATGGACAGGAGGCCGCGCGACTGGCCGGCGAAGTGGGCGAAGAAGCGTATTTCCACCATGAGTTGGGCGTTCTCGCGCTGTGCACCGGGAACCTGGGCCGGGCGCGCGCCGAACTGGAGGCGTCCACCGGGCTGCGCGGGGTGCTCGCCGACAAGCGCGGCGCCGTCGCGAGCCGGCGGGCGCTCGCCCTGGTCGCCGACCGGTCCCGGCCGGCGCCCGCCCCCACGCCCGTCGGACGGCCCGGCGGTCCCGCCGTCCGGCCGCCCGCCGCGCCGGCCGGCGGCCCCCGCGGGTCCGCGGGCGAGGAGGTCCCGGCGGCCCGCAGCGAGCAGTCCGCGGCGCCGCCGGCCGGGCCCGCGCCCTTCACCACCGACCCGGACCGCGTCGCCACCGCGGCCATCAACCGCGTTCCCGCGCCGCGCGCCGGGACGGGCGCCGGTGCGCCCCCGGCGGGCGGCAAGCGGGGCGGCCGGCCGCAGGCGTGGGTGCAGAAGCTGATGGCCGGCGGCGGGCGCCGCAACCTGGCCGCCGCCGGGGCCGGCGTGGTGCTCGCCGCCGTGCTCGGCACCGTCGTGTCGCTCGGGACGTCCGCCGGGGGCGGCGAGTCGGGTGGCGGTGATCAGGACGCGGTCAAGCCGGACCGGTCCGCTTCCCAGCAGGACGGGGAGCCCGATCTGACCGCCGACCATCCGGTGGGGGGTGGGGGTGGGCCCGCCCCGATGCGGGGGCGGGGTGGCGCGTCGGAGCGGGTCGGTACGCAGGGGCCGAGTGGGGCGCCGTCGGGGACGCCGTCCGGGAGCACCTCGCCGTCGCCGTCGGGCACCGCTTCGCCCGATGACTCGCCGTCGCCCACCCGGACGCCTGGTGGTGGGCACTCGACTGGGCCCACTCGTACGCCGGGGGGCGGTGAGTCGACCAAGACTCAGCCTCCGACCACTCCGAGTGAGCCGACGGATACGCCGAAGACGGAGCCGCCGGTGACGCAGAAGCCGACTCCGCCTGCCGGCGGGGGTGACTCGGCGGGGTCGGGGACGGTCAAGCCGAGTAGCTGA
- a CDS encoding STAS domain-containing protein encodes MHIRGDHAELVVGGRLDVRNAADARTVLHSALDAGRGDLVLDLTELDSWDATGLGVIMGAHRRAGRTGRRLVLRGVPDRMQRVLVATRLHRILAIEDPEQPGRVTPLPACERAG; translated from the coding sequence ATGCACATCAGGGGCGACCACGCCGAACTGGTCGTCGGGGGCCGCCTCGACGTCCGCAACGCGGCGGACGCCCGAACGGTCCTGCACTCCGCGCTCGACGCCGGCCGGGGCGACCTCGTCCTCGACCTCACCGAGCTGGACTCCTGGGACGCCACCGGACTCGGCGTCATCATGGGGGCCCACCGCCGGGCCGGGCGCACCGGCCGGCGGCTGGTGCTGCGCGGGGTGCCGGACCGGATGCAGCGCGTGCTGGTGGCCACCCGGCTGCACCGGATCCTGGCCATCGAGGACCCCGAACAGCCGGGCCGCGTCACCCCCCTCCCGGCGTGTGAACGCGCCGGATGA
- a CDS encoding sensor histidine kinase produces MPRSLPHRDDLLIAASGLLGGLVLYALGLSSRPVAGLPRRVALVALAAMAAVELLRRRRPLVGLAVGTCALAVDVCSGNLVATTVMFTDLVYAAVLYGPPAAYRLLPRACEAVTVIGTLLSLALIRRPEAVLVGCALAVVTIAPAWTGVGVRQHRDAAEAARLAAERTVLLAEMDRREAVVAERARMARELHDVVAGHLSAIAIHSTAALSIDEPDTSREALGVIRGNSVQGLAEMRRLIALLRGAEEAGEPAATPTLGSLDALLDRTRAALPDGRLTVELRDGRGPGPLPAPVELAAYRIVEESLTNAVKHAAPGPVAVELTGADGRERALTVRVTSALDGGAGGGTEPRAPGAGAGLVGMRERVALLGGRLTAGPDGDGRWEVRAELPLDDEEKNT; encoded by the coding sequence ATGCCCCGCTCCCTCCCGCACCGCGACGACCTGCTGATCGCGGCGTCCGGGCTGCTCGGCGGTCTGGTGCTGTACGCGCTGGGGCTGAGCAGCCGCCCGGTGGCCGGGCTGCCCCGCCGGGTGGCGCTCGTGGCACTGGCCGCGATGGCCGCGGTCGAACTGCTGCGCCGCCGCAGGCCCCTCGTGGGACTCGCCGTGGGGACGTGCGCGCTGGCGGTCGACGTGTGCTCGGGCAACCTGGTCGCCACCACGGTGATGTTCACGGACCTGGTCTACGCGGCCGTGCTCTACGGGCCCCCGGCCGCGTACCGCCTCCTCCCCCGCGCCTGCGAGGCGGTCACCGTGATCGGGACGCTGCTGTCGCTCGCCCTGATCCGCCGGCCGGAGGCGGTGCTCGTCGGGTGCGCGCTGGCCGTCGTCACCATCGCCCCGGCCTGGACGGGCGTCGGCGTCCGGCAGCACCGCGACGCGGCGGAGGCCGCCCGGCTCGCGGCCGAACGGACCGTGCTGCTGGCCGAGATGGACCGGCGCGAGGCGGTCGTCGCGGAGCGCGCGCGGATGGCCCGCGAGCTGCACGACGTGGTCGCGGGCCACCTGTCGGCCATCGCGATCCACTCCACGGCCGCCCTGTCGATCGACGAGCCGGACACGTCCCGCGAGGCGCTCGGCGTCATCCGCGGCAACAGCGTCCAAGGTCTGGCCGAAATGCGCCGCCTGATCGCCCTGTTGCGCGGCGCGGAGGAGGCCGGGGAGCCGGCCGCGACCCCCACCCTCGGCAGTCTCGACGCCCTCCTCGACCGCACCCGTGCCGCGCTGCCCGACGGGCGCCTCACCGTGGAACTGCGCGACGGCCGCGGCCCCGGGCCGCTGCCCGCCCCGGTCGAACTGGCCGCGTACCGCATCGTCGAGGAGTCGCTGACCAACGCCGTCAAGCACGCGGCGCCGGGCCCGGTGGCCGTGGAACTGACCGGCGCGGACGGCCGGGAGCGCGCCCTGACCGTACGGGTGACCAGCGCCCTGGACGGCGGTGCCGGCGGCGGCACGGAACCGCGCGCCCCGGGCGCCGGGGCGGGCCTGGTGGGGATGCGGGAGCGCGTCGCCCTGCTGGGCGGCCGGCTGACGGCGGGACCGGACGGCGACGGCCGCTGGGAAGTACGGGCCGAACTGCCCCTGGACGACGAGGAGAAGAACACATGA
- a CDS encoding SCO5389 family protein, whose translation MSLDVSPALLEQAERGEVDEEAFVDCVRNSLPYAWEMISSLVTRLEVEGGEFADNRTPPPDEQARGQLLRALASDAIRGALQRHFGVRLAFQNCHRVAVFPLDPSADERLARFTSVRGQLLNQSPELRDC comes from the coding sequence ATGTCGCTCGACGTCTCACCGGCCCTCCTCGAACAGGCCGAGCGAGGCGAGGTCGACGAAGAGGCATTCGTCGACTGCGTCCGGAACTCCCTGCCCTACGCCTGGGAGATGATCAGCTCGCTGGTGACCCGGCTCGAGGTCGAAGGCGGCGAGTTCGCCGACAACCGGACGCCGCCGCCGGACGAGCAGGCGCGCGGTCAGCTGCTGCGCGCCCTGGCGAGCGACGCGATCCGCGGAGCGCTCCAGCGGCACTTCGGGGTCCGGCTGGCGTTCCAGAACTGCCACCGGGTCGCCGTCTTCCCGCTCGACCCCTCGGCCGACGAGCGGCTGGCCCGCTTCACGTCCGTCCGCGGGCAGCTCCTCAACCAGTCCCCGGAGCTGCGCGACTGCTGA